In a single window of the Cygnus olor isolate bCygOlo1 chromosome 5, bCygOlo1.pri.v2, whole genome shotgun sequence genome:
- the SYT13 gene encoding synaptotagmin-13 isoform X1 codes for MVLSAPIIALGATLGTATSILALCGLTCFCKCKQPGKGLSEKDQDEDVENTKPSVLQPAQQFNVKKTAEPVQPRPLLKFPNIYGPKPVVTSPEIVNYTQYSLKTTEEPVTGKHTVLDENRMKIQVNEELFVLPQNVSGVVKDVCVTEHLNPERAASCNQVPELRYSLTYDQQKAELHVALLEAMHGRMSGDQDAGCHCYILGTLVSKSGIAEAQTELKKKVLHTLWEEVLRFPLTEEEMPEGTLTLTLRNCDKFSRHSIVGELKLSLADIEDSFGMAQWERLKMPEKEPSTGHGEVLLSVSYLPAANRLLVVIIKAKNLHSKQLKDLLGNDVSVKVTLRHQSLKLKKKQTKRAKHKINPVWNEMIMFEVPHELLRASSVELEMLSQDAAGQSHVLGKCSLGLHVTGTERNHWEEMLRNPRRQIAMWHQLHM; via the exons ATGGTTTTATCTGCCCCAATTATAGCCCTTGGGGCTACCTTAGGGACTGCAACTAGCATCCTTGCACTCTGCGGTCTCACCTGCTTCTGCAAATGCAAGCAACCTGGGAAAGGACTCTCAGAAAAGGACCAAGATGAGGATGTGGAAAATACTAAGCCCAGTGTGCTTCAGCCAGCCCAACAA ttcaacgttaagaaaacagcagagccAGTCCAGCCTCGACCACTCCTGAAGTTTCCCAACATTTATGGCCCCAAACCAGTGGTAACTTCACCTGAAATTGTTAACTACACACAGTATTCCTTGAAGACAACAGAAGAACCAGTTACTGGAAAACATACTGTTTTGGATGAGAACAGGATGAAGATACAAGTCAATGAAGAGCTTTTTGTTCTCCCTCAAAACG TTTCAGGTGTGGTAAAAGATGTGTGTGTCACGGAGCACTTGAACCCCGAGAGGGCAGCCAGCTGTAACCAGGTCCCTGAACTGCGCTACTCCCTCACATACGATCAACAAAAAGCTGAGCTGCATGTGGCTCTTCTGGAAG CTATGCATGGCAGAATGAGTGGTGACCAGGATGCTGGCTGCCATTGCTACATACTGGGCACACTGGTGAGCAAGTCTGGCATTGCTGAAGCCCAGACAGAGCTGAAGAAGAAGGTGCTTCACACCCTCTGGGAGGAGGTCTTGCGGTTCCCATTAACCGAGGAGGAGATGCCAGAGGGGACACTGACTCTCACCCTGAGAAACTGCGACAAGTTCTCCAGACACAGCATTGTGGGGGAACTCAAACTGAGCCTTGCTGACATAGAGGACTCCTTTGGGATGGCCCAGTGGGAAAGGCTAAAGATGCCAGAGAAG GAGCCATCTACAGGCCATGGAGAGGTTCTGCTGTCTGTCAGCTACCTGCCAGCAGCTAACCGCCTGCTTGTGGTGATTATTAAGGCTAAAAATCTCCATTCCAAGCAGCTGAAAGATCTACTTGGAAATG ATGTTTCTGTCAAGGTGACACTGAGGCATCAGTCCTTGAAGCTGAAGAAGAAGCAGACCAAACGTGCAAAACACAAGATCAACCCTGTCTGGAATGAGATGATCATGTTTGAGGTGCCTCATGAGCTGCTGCGTGCCTCCAGTGTGGAGCTGGAAATGCtgagccaggatgctgctggccagagccatgTGCTCGGCAAGTGCAGCCTGGGATTGCACGTCACAGGAACGGAGAGGAACCACTGggaagaaatgctgagaaacCCCAGGAGACAAATTGCCATGTGGCACCAACTCCACATGTAG
- the SYT13 gene encoding synaptotagmin-13 isoform X2 — MVLSAPIIALGATLGTATSILALCGLTCFCKCKQPGKGLSEKDQDEDVENTKPSVLQPAQQFNVKKTAEPVQPRPLLKFPNIYGPKPVVTSPEIVNYTQYSLKTTEEPVTGKHTVLDENRMKIQVNEELFVLPQNGVVKDVCVTEHLNPERAASCNQVPELRYSLTYDQQKAELHVALLEAMHGRMSGDQDAGCHCYILGTLVSKSGIAEAQTELKKKVLHTLWEEVLRFPLTEEEMPEGTLTLTLRNCDKFSRHSIVGELKLSLADIEDSFGMAQWERLKMPEKEPSTGHGEVLLSVSYLPAANRLLVVIIKAKNLHSKQLKDLLGNDVSVKVTLRHQSLKLKKKQTKRAKHKINPVWNEMIMFEVPHELLRASSVELEMLSQDAAGQSHVLGKCSLGLHVTGTERNHWEEMLRNPRRQIAMWHQLHM; from the exons ATGGTTTTATCTGCCCCAATTATAGCCCTTGGGGCTACCTTAGGGACTGCAACTAGCATCCTTGCACTCTGCGGTCTCACCTGCTTCTGCAAATGCAAGCAACCTGGGAAAGGACTCTCAGAAAAGGACCAAGATGAGGATGTGGAAAATACTAAGCCCAGTGTGCTTCAGCCAGCCCAACAA ttcaacgttaagaaaacagcagagccAGTCCAGCCTCGACCACTCCTGAAGTTTCCCAACATTTATGGCCCCAAACCAGTGGTAACTTCACCTGAAATTGTTAACTACACACAGTATTCCTTGAAGACAACAGAAGAACCAGTTACTGGAAAACATACTGTTTTGGATGAGAACAGGATGAAGATACAAGTCAATGAAGAGCTTTTTGTTCTCCCTCAAAACG GTGTGGTAAAAGATGTGTGTGTCACGGAGCACTTGAACCCCGAGAGGGCAGCCAGCTGTAACCAGGTCCCTGAACTGCGCTACTCCCTCACATACGATCAACAAAAAGCTGAGCTGCATGTGGCTCTTCTGGAAG CTATGCATGGCAGAATGAGTGGTGACCAGGATGCTGGCTGCCATTGCTACATACTGGGCACACTGGTGAGCAAGTCTGGCATTGCTGAAGCCCAGACAGAGCTGAAGAAGAAGGTGCTTCACACCCTCTGGGAGGAGGTCTTGCGGTTCCCATTAACCGAGGAGGAGATGCCAGAGGGGACACTGACTCTCACCCTGAGAAACTGCGACAAGTTCTCCAGACACAGCATTGTGGGGGAACTCAAACTGAGCCTTGCTGACATAGAGGACTCCTTTGGGATGGCCCAGTGGGAAAGGCTAAAGATGCCAGAGAAG GAGCCATCTACAGGCCATGGAGAGGTTCTGCTGTCTGTCAGCTACCTGCCAGCAGCTAACCGCCTGCTTGTGGTGATTATTAAGGCTAAAAATCTCCATTCCAAGCAGCTGAAAGATCTACTTGGAAATG ATGTTTCTGTCAAGGTGACACTGAGGCATCAGTCCTTGAAGCTGAAGAAGAAGCAGACCAAACGTGCAAAACACAAGATCAACCCTGTCTGGAATGAGATGATCATGTTTGAGGTGCCTCATGAGCTGCTGCGTGCCTCCAGTGTGGAGCTGGAAATGCtgagccaggatgctgctggccagagccatgTGCTCGGCAAGTGCAGCCTGGGATTGCACGTCACAGGAACGGAGAGGAACCACTGggaagaaatgctgagaaacCCCAGGAGACAAATTGCCATGTGGCACCAACTCCACATGTAG